The proteins below come from a single Streptomyces sp. B3I8 genomic window:
- the eccCa gene encoding type VII secretion protein EccCa, which translates to MSQIVVKRPPRTLPPEVPVDELLLEAPPELPRGQHEGMLMQVLPTLGMGSSVVFYFASPNAHPFMRIMGVLMLVSTAAMVVSQIVRHRRGTQGQMADVRRDYLRYLAQTRRTVRRTALRQRDAQLYLHPAPEQLWAVVAEGSRVWERRVRDDDFGQVRLGLGPQQLATPLVAPRTAPVDELEPLCAGAMQRFLAVQGQLDGLPVAVSLRAFYHVTVSGDPECARSAARALVAQAATLHSPDDLVVAVVASPGAAARWDWSKWLPHCQLTGRFDGAGTRRLFGDDLGELEQLLADRLTDRPRFARDGGPLLDQPHILVVLDGGTVPPTSAFAAAEGLQGVTIVEVVSGELDQPRGDLSVVVRPDRLWLDSGGGVAFEGVPDSLSLPAAEALARQLAPLRMGGGDDDEPLLANLDFTDLLGLGDAAAVDVTRTWRPRSLPERLRVPIGVGENGRPVMLDLKEAAQDGMGPHGLCVGATGSGKSELLRTLVLGLAVTHSSETLNFVLADFKGGATFAGMSRMPHVAAVITNLADDLTQVDRMGDAIRGELQRRQELLRSAGNYANLHDYEKARAAGAPLEPLASLVLVIDEFSELLTAKPDFIDMFIQIGRIGRSLGVHLLLASQRLEEGRLRGLDTYLSYRIGLRTFSAAESRAALGVPDAYHLPSVPGSGYLKFGTDEMVRFKAAYVSGTYRSGGPEAARGSAPVDRRPVLFTASAVPVTATAPDPERDRARAARAEDDAPADTVLDVVVRRLEGQGVPAHQVWLPPLDRAPTLDQLLPPLSTSPERGLQAAEYSRPGGLAVPLGLVDKPFEQKREVLYRDFSGAAGHMMVVGGPQSGKSTLLRTLVASFALTHTPHEVQFYCLDFGGGGLAAVADLPHVGGVASRLDPERVRRAVAEVAGVLDRREQFFRGHGIDSVTTYRRRRAAGDLPGEAWGDVFLVIDGWGNFKTEYEGLEGVVNDIAARGLGYGIHVVVSASRYMEVRAALKDQMLGRLELRLGDAMDSEFDRKVALNVPAGVPGRGQVPEKLHFMAALPRIDSAPSADDLSEATARLVEAVRGGWQGPSAPTVRLLPRRLPADKLPKGFEFPQHGIAIGIDEASLEPVFVDLDADPFLLVFGESESGKTNLLRLVAKQIAERYTPAEARIVVGDYRRTMLEAVSEEHLLEYAPMASAMQVHMDAINQFMEMRAPKPDITPQQLRDRSWWNGPQLFVIVDDYELVATNSGNPLAQLVEHLPFARDVGVKFVIARSVAGASRAMYETFMQRVKELGAQGVVLSGDPSEGDVLGTVRARPMPPGRGVFVSRKRGTSLIQVGLLQQRH; encoded by the coding sequence GTGAGCCAGATCGTCGTCAAGCGCCCGCCGCGCACCCTGCCGCCCGAAGTGCCCGTGGACGAACTGCTGTTGGAGGCCCCTCCGGAGCTGCCGCGGGGGCAGCACGAGGGCATGCTGATGCAGGTCCTGCCGACGCTCGGCATGGGGTCGTCGGTGGTGTTCTACTTCGCCTCGCCCAACGCCCATCCGTTCATGCGGATCATGGGTGTGCTGATGCTCGTGTCAACCGCCGCGATGGTGGTCTCGCAGATCGTCCGTCACCGTCGCGGTACGCAGGGGCAAATGGCCGATGTGCGCCGGGACTACCTCCGCTATCTTGCCCAGACCCGGCGCACGGTCCGACGGACGGCGCTGCGGCAGCGGGACGCGCAGCTGTATCTGCACCCCGCGCCCGAGCAGTTGTGGGCGGTGGTGGCCGAGGGCAGCAGGGTGTGGGAACGGCGCGTGCGGGACGACGACTTCGGCCAGGTGCGTCTCGGCCTGGGCCCGCAGCAACTGGCCACTCCCCTGGTGGCTCCGCGGACCGCGCCGGTGGACGAGCTGGAGCCTCTGTGCGCCGGCGCGATGCAGCGGTTCCTCGCGGTGCAGGGCCAGTTGGACGGGCTGCCGGTGGCGGTGTCGCTGCGGGCCTTCTACCACGTGACGGTCTCCGGCGACCCGGAGTGCGCCCGCTCCGCGGCCCGCGCGCTGGTGGCACAGGCGGCCACCCTGCACTCCCCCGACGACCTGGTCGTGGCCGTCGTCGCCTCGCCGGGTGCCGCCGCCCGCTGGGACTGGTCGAAGTGGCTGCCGCACTGCCAGCTGACGGGCCGGTTCGACGGCGCCGGCACGCGCCGCCTGTTCGGCGACGACCTGGGCGAACTCGAGCAGTTGCTCGCCGACCGCCTGACCGACCGGCCCCGGTTCGCGCGTGACGGCGGCCCGCTGCTGGACCAGCCGCACATCCTGGTCGTACTGGACGGCGGCACGGTGCCCCCCACGTCGGCGTTCGCCGCCGCCGAGGGACTGCAGGGCGTGACGATCGTGGAGGTCGTCTCCGGCGAGCTCGATCAGCCGCGCGGTGACCTGTCGGTCGTCGTACGCCCCGACCGGCTGTGGCTGGACTCCGGCGGCGGGGTCGCCTTCGAGGGCGTGCCCGACAGTCTGTCGCTGCCCGCCGCGGAGGCGCTGGCCCGGCAGCTCGCGCCGCTGCGCATGGGCGGCGGTGACGACGACGAACCGCTCCTGGCCAACCTGGACTTCACGGACCTGCTCGGACTGGGCGACGCCGCCGCGGTGGACGTCACCCGCACCTGGCGGCCGCGTTCGCTGCCGGAGCGGCTGCGGGTGCCGATCGGCGTGGGCGAGAACGGCCGGCCGGTGATGCTGGATCTGAAGGAGGCCGCGCAGGACGGCATGGGTCCGCACGGCCTGTGCGTGGGCGCCACCGGTTCCGGCAAGTCGGAGCTGCTGCGCACGCTGGTCCTGGGCCTCGCGGTGACGCACTCCTCGGAGACGCTGAACTTCGTCCTCGCCGACTTCAAGGGCGGTGCGACGTTCGCCGGCATGTCGCGGATGCCGCACGTCGCCGCGGTCATCACCAACCTCGCCGACGACCTCACGCAGGTCGACCGTATGGGGGACGCCATCCGGGGCGAACTCCAGCGGCGCCAGGAGCTGCTGCGCTCGGCCGGCAACTACGCCAACCTCCACGACTACGAGAAGGCGCGCGCCGCCGGTGCGCCTCTGGAGCCGCTGGCCTCGCTCGTCCTGGTGATCGACGAGTTCAGCGAACTCCTCACCGCCAAGCCGGACTTCATCGACATGTTCATCCAGATCGGCCGCATCGGCCGCTCCCTGGGTGTGCATCTGCTGCTCGCCTCGCAGCGGCTGGAGGAGGGCCGGCTGCGCGGTCTGGACACCTATCTGTCGTACCGGATCGGACTGCGGACGTTCTCCGCGGCCGAGTCCCGCGCGGCCCTCGGCGTGCCCGACGCCTACCACCTGCCGTCCGTGCCCGGTTCGGGGTACCTGAAGTTCGGCACGGACGAGATGGTGCGCTTCAAGGCGGCGTACGTGTCGGGGACGTACCGGTCGGGCGGGCCCGAGGCCGCCCGGGGCAGCGCACCCGTCGACCGCCGCCCGGTGCTCTTCACGGCGTCCGCGGTGCCGGTAACCGCCACGGCGCCCGATCCCGAGCGGGACCGGGCGCGCGCCGCCCGTGCGGAGGACGACGCGCCGGCCGACACGGTGCTGGACGTCGTCGTACGGCGGCTGGAGGGCCAGGGCGTGCCCGCGCACCAGGTGTGGCTGCCCCCGCTGGACCGGGCGCCCACCCTCGACCAATTGCTGCCGCCGCTGTCGACGTCCCCGGAGCGCGGTCTGCAGGCGGCGGAGTACTCACGGCCGGGCGGGCTGGCCGTGCCGCTGGGCCTGGTCGACAAGCCGTTCGAGCAGAAGCGCGAGGTGCTGTACCGGGACTTCTCGGGGGCGGCCGGCCACATGATGGTGGTGGGCGGCCCGCAGTCCGGCAAGTCCACTCTGCTGCGCACGCTGGTCGCGTCGTTCGCGCTCACTCACACGCCGCACGAGGTGCAGTTCTACTGCCTGGACTTCGGCGGCGGGGGTCTGGCGGCGGTGGCGGACCTCCCGCACGTGGGCGGAGTGGCCTCCCGCCTGGATCCGGAGCGGGTCCGCCGCGCGGTCGCGGAGGTGGCGGGCGTCCTCGACCGCCGCGAGCAGTTCTTCCGCGGCCACGGCATCGACTCCGTCACCACCTACCGCAGACGCCGCGCCGCGGGTGACCTGCCCGGCGAGGCCTGGGGCGACGTGTTCCTGGTCATCGACGGCTGGGGCAACTTCAAGACCGAGTACGAGGGTCTGGAGGGCGTCGTCAACGACATCGCGGCGCGGGGTCTCGGCTACGGCATCCACGTCGTCGTCTCGGCCTCGCGCTACATGGAGGTCCGGGCGGCCCTGAAGGACCAGATGCTCGGCCGGCTGGAGCTGCGCCTGGGCGACGCGATGGATTCGGAGTTCGACCGCAAGGTCGCCCTGAACGTGCCGGCGGGCGTACCGGGACGCGGCCAGGTGCCGGAGAAGCTGCACTTCATGGCGGCGCTGCCACGCATCGACTCGGCCCCCTCGGCGGACGACCTGTCCGAGGCGACGGCACGGCTCGTCGAAGCGGTACGGGGCGGCTGGCAGGGACCCTCGGCCCCGACGGTCCGGCTGCTGCCGCGCCGGCTCCCGGCCGACAAGCTGCCCAAGGGCTTCGAGTTCCCGCAGCACGGCATCGCCATCGGCATCGACGAGGCGAGCCTCGAGCCGGTCTTCGTCGACCTCGACGCCGACCCGTTCCTCCTCGTCTTCGGCGAGAGCGAGTCGGGCAAGACGAATCTGCTGCGCCTTGTCGCGAAGCAGATCGCCGAGCGGTACACGCCGGCCGAGGCACGCATCGTCGTCGGCGACTACCGGCGCACCATGCTGGAGGCGGTCTCCGAGGAGCACCTGCTGGAGTACGCGCCCATGGCGTCGGCGATGCAGGTCCACATGGACGCCATCAACCAGTTCATGGAGATGCGCGCTCCGAAGCCGGACATCACCCCGCAGCAACTGCGCGACCGCAGTTGGTGGAACGGGCCGCAGTTGTTCGTCATCGTCGACGACTACGAGCTGGTGGCCACGAACTCGGGCAACCCTCTGGCCCAGCTGGTGGAGCATCTGCCCTTCGCCCGCGACGTGGGCGTCAAGTTCGTCATCGCGCGCAGCGTCGCGGGTGCCTCCCGGGCCATGTACGAGACGTTCATGCAGCGGGTGAAGGAGCTCGGCGCGCAGGGCGTGGTCCTTT
- the eccD gene encoding type VII secretion integral membrane protein EccD: MSTTTTTGFCRVTVVAPDSRIDVALPVDIAIADIYPEILRLTGQTQPVGAPTGYHLVRRDGRVLDGARTLAAERVLDGEVLGLRPFAESLPPVVHDDVSDAVASAVVRDRHLWSEELLRIAGLTGGAVLLLLCALLLWHADPVRHDMHGLPGVLAGGLGVLLTAFAGVLARVYADRAAAFAVGLGALPLLMLAGSGVVAPPAGQGPGRLQFLLGCAVLLLASLVLVVLTPGGDAPFVAASFLAVAGAVASFVALLADASATEVAAVCAPVAIGLVAFLPGLSARFARLPIGYAAPRSASQDAFDPDAPSAGESEPLDAEHIAAQARRGHEMLLGLVAGTSAVVIASAAVLGFSDDVRARLLALATGLAMLIRARLFRYTSQVTCVLVAGLAALALLLLGLALNPPADAFTELVLHGDGDALDLRAGWLTAAVAAGAMLLTTIGLIVPRKGLSPFWGRFLDLTEGAVLLVLVPLCLAVLGVLSDVRSMLG; the protein is encoded by the coding sequence GTGAGTACGACGACGACCACGGGCTTCTGCAGGGTCACCGTCGTGGCGCCCGACAGCCGGATCGACGTGGCGTTGCCGGTGGACATCGCCATCGCCGACATCTACCCGGAGATCCTCCGCCTGACCGGCCAGACCCAGCCCGTCGGCGCCCCCACCGGCTACCACCTGGTACGCCGCGACGGCCGGGTCCTCGACGGCGCCCGCACCCTCGCCGCCGAACGGGTGCTCGACGGAGAGGTGCTCGGACTACGCCCCTTCGCCGAGTCCCTCCCGCCCGTCGTCCACGACGACGTGTCCGATGCCGTCGCCTCCGCCGTCGTCCGCGACCGGCACCTGTGGAGCGAGGAGCTGCTGCGGATCGCGGGCCTGACCGGCGGCGCCGTGCTGTTGCTGCTGTGCGCCCTCCTTCTGTGGCACGCCGACCCGGTGCGCCACGACATGCACGGCCTGCCCGGTGTCCTGGCCGGCGGCCTCGGCGTGTTGCTGACGGCGTTCGCGGGCGTCCTGGCCCGGGTGTACGCCGACCGGGCCGCCGCCTTCGCGGTGGGACTCGGCGCGCTGCCCCTGCTGATGCTCGCGGGCTCCGGGGTCGTCGCGCCGCCCGCCGGACAGGGCCCGGGCAGGCTGCAGTTTCTGCTCGGCTGCGCGGTGCTCCTGCTCGCCTCGCTCGTCCTGGTCGTCCTCACCCCCGGCGGGGACGCGCCGTTCGTGGCCGCCTCCTTCCTCGCCGTGGCCGGCGCCGTGGCCTCCTTCGTCGCCCTGCTCGCCGACGCCTCCGCCACCGAGGTCGCCGCGGTGTGCGCCCCGGTCGCCATCGGCCTCGTCGCCTTCCTGCCCGGTCTCTCCGCCCGCTTCGCCCGGCTGCCCATCGGCTACGCCGCCCCGCGCTCCGCGAGCCAGGACGCCTTCGACCCCGACGCCCCGTCGGCCGGGGAGAGCGAGCCGCTGGACGCCGAACACATCGCCGCGCAGGCCCGCCGGGGGCACGAGATGCTCCTCGGCCTGGTCGCCGGCACATCGGCCGTGGTGATCGCCTCCGCGGCCGTCCTCGGCTTCTCCGACGACGTCCGGGCGCGGCTCCTCGCCCTCGCCACCGGGCTCGCGATGCTGATCCGCGCGCGCCTGTTCCGTTACACCTCCCAGGTGACCTGCGTCCTGGTCGCCGGGCTCGCCGCGCTCGCGCTGCTGCTGCTCGGCCTCGCCCTGAACCCGCCCGCGGACGCGTTCACCGAGCTGGTGCTGCACGGCGACGGCGACGCCCTCGACCTGCGCGCCGGCTGGCTGACCGCGGCCGTCGCCGCCGGCGCGATGCTGCTCACGACGATCGGCCTGATCGTCCCGCGCAAGGGCCTGTCACCCTTCTGGGGCCGTTTCCTGGACCTCACCGAGGGTGCGGTGCTGCTGGTCCTCGTCCCGCTCTGCCTCGCGGTCCTGGGCGTACTGTCGGACGTACGCTCGATGCTCGGCTAG
- the rpsO gene encoding 30S ribosomal protein S15 yields the protein MSLDAAVKKQIITEFGTKEGDTGSPEVQVALLSRRISDLTEHLKTHKHDHHSRRGLLILVGQRRRLLQYLAKKDIQRFRALVDRLGIRRGAAGAR from the coding sequence GTGTCGCTCGACGCCGCCGTGAAGAAGCAGATCATCACCGAGTTCGGTACCAAGGAGGGCGACACCGGCTCCCCCGAGGTCCAGGTCGCCCTGCTGTCGCGCCGCATCTCGGACCTGACCGAGCACCTGAAGACCCACAAGCACGACCACCACTCCCGTCGTGGTCTGCTCATCCTGGTCGGTCAGCGCCGTCGGCTGCTGCAGTACCTGGCCAAGAAGGACATCCAGCGCTTCCGTGCGCTGGTCGACCGCCTCGGCATCCGCCGCGGTGCGGCGGGCGCCCGGTAG
- a CDS encoding polyribonucleotide nucleotidyltransferase, producing MENETHYAEAVIDNGSFGTRTIRFETGRLAKQAAGSAVAYLDDDTMVLSATTASKNPKDQLDFFPLTVDVEERMYAAGKIPGSFFRREGRPSEDAILTCRLIDRPLRPSFKKGLRNEIQVVETIMALNPDHLYDVVAINAASASTQLAGLPFSGPIGGTRVALINGQWVAFPTHTELEDAVFDMVVAGRVLEDGDVAIMMVEAEATAKTIQLVKGGAEAPTEEVVAAGLEAAKPFIKVLCKAQADLAAKAAKPTGEFPIFLDYQDDVLEALTAAVRPELAQALTIAGKQEREAELDRVKGLAAEKLLPEFEGREKEISAAYRALTKSLVRERVIKEKKRIDGRGVTDIRTLAAEVEAIPRVHGSALFERGETQILGVTTLNMLRMEQQLDTLSPVTRKRYMHNYNFPPFSVGETGRVGSPKRREIGHGALAERALVPVLPAREDFPYAIRQVSEALGSNGSTSMGSVCASTMSLLNAGVPLQAPVAGIAMGLISQEIEGETHYVTLTDILGAEDAFGDMDFKVAGTKEFVTALQLDTKLNGIPASVLAAALKQARDARLHILDVMMEAIDRPDEMSPNAPRIITVKIPVDKIGEVIGPKGKMINQIQEDTGAEITIEDDGTIYIGAADGPSAEAARTTINGIANPTMPEVGERYLGTVVKTTTFGAFVSLLPGKDGLLHISQIRKLAGGKRVENVEDVLGVGQKVQVEIAEIDSRGKLSLIPVIEGEEPTDDAKKDDGDK from the coding sequence GTGGAGAACGAGACCCACTACGCCGAGGCCGTCATCGACAACGGCTCCTTCGGCACCCGCACCATCCGCTTCGAGACCGGCCGCCTCGCCAAGCAGGCCGCCGGCTCCGCCGTGGCGTACCTGGACGACGACACCATGGTGCTGTCGGCCACGACCGCCTCGAAGAACCCCAAGGACCAGCTCGACTTCTTCCCCCTCACGGTGGACGTCGAGGAGCGGATGTACGCCGCCGGCAAGATCCCCGGCAGCTTCTTCCGCCGCGAGGGCCGTCCCTCCGAGGACGCCATCCTCACCTGCCGCCTCATCGACCGCCCGCTGCGCCCGTCCTTCAAGAAGGGCCTGCGCAACGAGATCCAGGTCGTCGAGACGATCATGGCGCTCAACCCCGACCACCTGTACGACGTCGTGGCGATCAACGCCGCGTCCGCGTCGACGCAGCTGGCCGGCCTGCCCTTCTCCGGCCCGATCGGCGGCACCCGTGTCGCGCTGATCAACGGCCAGTGGGTCGCCTTCCCGACGCACACCGAGCTCGAGGACGCCGTCTTCGACATGGTGGTCGCCGGTCGCGTCCTGGAGGACGGCGACGTCGCCATCATGATGGTCGAGGCCGAGGCCACCGCGAAGACCATCCAGCTGGTCAAGGGCGGTGCCGAGGCGCCGACCGAGGAGGTCGTCGCCGCCGGCCTCGAGGCCGCGAAGCCCTTCATCAAGGTGCTGTGCAAGGCCCAGGCCGACCTCGCCGCCAAGGCCGCCAAGCCGACCGGCGAGTTCCCGATCTTCCTGGACTACCAGGACGACGTCCTGGAGGCGCTCACCGCCGCCGTCCGCCCCGAGCTCGCCCAGGCGCTCACCATCGCGGGCAAGCAGGAGCGCGAGGCCGAGCTGGACCGCGTCAAGGGTCTGGCGGCCGAGAAGCTGCTGCCCGAGTTCGAGGGCCGCGAGAAGGAGATCTCCGCCGCGTACCGCGCGCTGACCAAGTCCCTGGTGCGCGAGCGCGTCATCAAGGAGAAGAAGCGCATCGACGGCCGCGGTGTCACCGACATCCGCACGCTGGCCGCCGAGGTCGAGGCCATCCCGCGGGTGCACGGCTCCGCGCTGTTCGAGCGTGGCGAGACCCAGATCCTGGGCGTCACCACCCTCAACATGCTCCGCATGGAGCAGCAGCTGGACACCCTCTCGCCGGTGACACGCAAGCGCTACATGCACAACTACAACTTCCCGCCGTTCTCCGTCGGCGAGACCGGTCGCGTCGGCTCCCCCAAGCGCCGCGAGATCGGGCACGGCGCGCTCGCCGAGCGCGCCCTGGTGCCGGTGCTCCCGGCCCGCGAGGACTTCCCCTACGCGATCCGTCAGGTCTCCGAGGCCCTCGGTTCCAACGGCTCGACGTCCATGGGCTCGGTCTGCGCCTCCACCATGTCACTGCTGAACGCCGGTGTGCCCCTCCAGGCCCCGGTCGCCGGCATCGCCATGGGCCTCATCTCCCAGGAGATCGAGGGCGAGACGCACTACGTGACGCTGACCGACATCCTCGGCGCCGAGGACGCGTTCGGCGACATGGACTTCAAGGTCGCCGGCACCAAGGAGTTCGTCACCGCCCTCCAGCTCGACACCAAGCTGAACGGCATCCCGGCCTCCGTCCTGGCCGCGGCCCTCAAGCAGGCCCGCGACGCCCGCCTCCACATCCTCGACGTGATGATGGAGGCCATCGACCGGCCCGACGAGATGTCCCCGAACGCCCCGCGGATCATCACCGTCAAGATCCCGGTGGACAAGATCGGTGAGGTCATCGGCCCCAAGGGCAAGATGATCAACCAGATCCAGGAGGACACCGGCGCCGAGATCACGATCGAGGACGACGGCACCATCTACATCGGTGCCGCCGACGGCCCCTCCGCCGAGGCCGCCCGCACCACGATCAACGGCATCGCCAACCCGACGATGCCCGAGGTCGGCGAGCGCTACCTGGGTACGGTCGTGAAGACGACGACGTTCGGCGCCTTCGTCTCCCTGCTGCCCGGCAAGGACGGCCTGCTGCACATCTCGCAGATCCGCAAGCTGGCCGGCGGCAAGCGCGTGGAGAACGTCGAGGACGTGCTCGGCGTGGGCCAGAAGGTCCAGGTCGAGATCGCCGAGATCGACTCCCGCGGCAAGCTCTCCCTCATCCCCGTGATCGAGGGCGAGGAGCCCACCGACGACGCGAAGAAGGACGACGGCGACAAGTGA
- a CDS encoding pitrilysin family protein, whose translation MTSRSSKATARTSSEARAVARTQTLIKGSNGIGTVRRTTLPGGLRIVTETLPSVRSATFGIWAHVGSRDETPALNGATHYLEHLLFKGTDRRSALDISAAIDEVGGEMNAFTAKEYTCYYARVLDSDLPLAIDVVCDMLTGSLIREEDVDVERGAILEEIAMTEDDPGDCVHDLFAHTMFGDNALGRPVLGTVDTVNALTADRIRRFYKKHYDPTHLVVACAGNVDHATVVRQVRAAFARADALGSPDALPVDPRSGRRALRAAGRVELLGRKTEQAHVVLGMPGLARTDDRRWALGVLNTALGGGMSSRLFQEVREKRGLAYSVYSYTSGFADCGLFGVYAGCRPSQVHDVLKICRDELDHVAEHGLSDEEVGRAIGQLRGSTVLGLEDTGALMNRIGKSELCWGDQMSVDDMLARITEVTPDDVRAVAREILGRRPSLSVIGPLKDKQAARLHDAVA comes from the coding sequence GTGACGTCCCGTAGCTCCAAGGCGACGGCCCGCACCTCCTCGGAGGCGCGGGCCGTCGCCCGTACCCAAACCCTCATCAAGGGCAGCAACGGCATCGGCACCGTCCGCAGGACCACCCTCCCGGGCGGCCTGCGCATCGTCACCGAGACCCTGCCCTCCGTACGCTCCGCCACCTTCGGCATCTGGGCCCACGTCGGCTCCCGCGACGAGACCCCCGCGCTGAACGGCGCCACCCACTACCTCGAGCACCTGCTCTTCAAGGGCACCGACCGGCGCAGCGCGCTGGACATCTCCGCCGCGATCGACGAGGTCGGCGGCGAGATGAACGCGTTCACGGCGAAGGAGTACACGTGCTACTACGCACGCGTGCTCGACAGCGACCTCCCCCTCGCCATCGACGTCGTCTGCGACATGCTCACCGGATCCCTGATCCGCGAGGAGGACGTCGACGTCGAACGCGGCGCGATCCTCGAGGAGATCGCGATGACGGAGGACGACCCGGGCGACTGCGTGCACGACCTGTTCGCGCACACCATGTTCGGCGACAACGCCCTCGGCCGCCCCGTCCTCGGCACGGTCGACACCGTCAACGCGCTCACCGCCGACCGGATCCGCCGCTTCTACAAGAAGCACTACGACCCCACCCACCTCGTCGTCGCCTGCGCGGGCAACGTCGACCACGCCACGGTCGTACGACAGGTCCGCGCCGCCTTCGCCCGCGCGGACGCCCTCGGCAGCCCCGACGCCCTCCCCGTCGACCCCCGCTCGGGCCGGCGCGCGCTGCGCGCCGCGGGACGCGTGGAACTGCTCGGCCGCAAGACCGAACAGGCTCACGTCGTACTCGGCATGCCGGGCCTGGCACGCACCGACGACCGCCGCTGGGCCCTCGGCGTCCTCAACACCGCCCTGGGCGGTGGCATGTCCTCCCGCCTCTTCCAGGAGGTCCGCGAGAAGCGCGGCCTGGCCTACAGCGTGTACTCGTACACCTCGGGCTTCGCCGACTGCGGCCTGTTCGGCGTCTACGCCGGCTGCCGGCCCAGCCAGGTGCACGACGTGCTCAAGATCTGCCGCGACGAACTGGACCACGTCGCCGAGCACGGACTGTCCGACGAGGAGGTCGGCCGCGCCATCGGGCAGCTCCGGGGCTCCACGGTGCTCGGCCTGGAGGACACCGGTGCGCTGATGAACCGTATCGGCAAGAGCGAACTGTGCTGGGGCGACCAGATGTCCGTCGACGACATGCTGGCCAGGATCACCGAGGTCACCCCGGACGACGTCCGAGCGGTCGCCCGCGAGATCCTGGGACGGCGCCCCTCGTTGTCGGTCATAGGCCCGCTCAAGGACAAGCAGGCCGCCCGGCTGCACGACGCGGTCGCGTGA
- the dapB gene encoding 4-hydroxy-tetrahydrodipicolinate reductase, producing the protein MSKLRVAVLGAKGRIGAEAVRAVEAAEDLELVAALGRGDGLETLTGTGTQVAVELTTPDSVMDNLDFCVRHGIHAVVGTTGWTEDRLARLRGWLDGSPETGVLIAPNFSIGAVLTMKFAQLAAPYFESVEVVELHHPKKVDAPSGTATRTAQLIAAARAKAGTAPAPDATTTALDGARGANVDGVPVHAVRLRGLLAHQEVLLGAEGETLTVRHDSLHHSSFMPGILLGVRRVVTAPGLTFGLEHFLDLD; encoded by the coding sequence ATGAGCAAGCTGCGCGTGGCGGTGCTGGGGGCCAAGGGCCGTATCGGCGCCGAGGCGGTACGGGCCGTCGAGGCCGCCGAGGACCTCGAACTGGTGGCCGCCCTCGGCCGCGGCGACGGGCTGGAGACACTCACCGGGACCGGCACCCAGGTGGCGGTCGAGCTGACCACCCCCGACTCGGTCATGGACAACCTCGACTTCTGCGTGCGGCACGGCATCCACGCGGTGGTCGGGACCACGGGCTGGACCGAGGACCGCCTCGCGCGGCTGCGGGGGTGGCTGGACGGCTCCCCGGAGACCGGCGTGCTCATCGCGCCCAACTTCTCCATCGGCGCTGTCCTCACCATGAAGTTCGCTCAGCTCGCGGCGCCCTACTTCGAGTCCGTCGAGGTCGTCGAACTGCATCACCCGAAGAAGGTCGACGCCCCCAGCGGCACGGCCACCCGCACCGCCCAGCTCATCGCCGCGGCCCGCGCGAAGGCGGGCACCGCCCCCGCACCGGACGCCACGACGACGGCCCTGGACGGGGCGCGCGGTGCGAACGTCGACGGGGTGCCTGTGCACGCCGTACGGCTGCGCGGGCTGCTCGCCCACCAGGAGGTGCTGCTCGGCGCCGAGGGCGAGACGCTCACCGTCCGCCACGACTCGTTGCACCACAGCAGCTTCATGCCCGGCATCCTGCTGGGCGTCCGCCGGGTGGTGACCGCTCCGGGCCTCACCTTCGGCCTGGAGCACTTCCTGGACCTGGACTGA
- a CDS encoding tetratricopeptide repeat protein — MRAKITYFVTAAVLVVYFVLVGSRGVLLIENGTAVTIAFGVAVLVLPVIGLWFLWKNTQFVRRANRLAAELDAEGGLPVDELRRTPGGRIDRDSADEVFARRQAETEDAPDDWRSWFRLAVAYHDARDVARARKAMQHAIRLHATNRTGGGHQENAESTTTEHRPDRDARTP; from the coding sequence ATGCGTGCGAAAATCACCTATTTCGTCACGGCCGCCGTCCTGGTCGTCTACTTCGTCCTGGTCGGCAGCCGCGGAGTGCTGCTGATCGAGAACGGCACCGCCGTCACCATCGCCTTCGGCGTGGCGGTACTGGTGCTGCCGGTGATCGGGCTGTGGTTCCTGTGGAAGAACACCCAGTTCGTGCGCCGGGCCAACCGGCTCGCCGCCGAGCTGGACGCGGAGGGGGGCCTCCCGGTCGACGAGCTGAGGCGCACGCCCGGCGGGCGCATCGACCGTGACTCGGCCGACGAGGTTTTCGCCCGGCGGCAGGCGGAGACGGAGGACGCCCCGGACGACTGGCGGAGCTGGTTCCGCCTTGCCGTTGCCTACCACGACGCCCGTGACGTGGCTCGCGCCCGCAAGGCGATGCAGCACGCGATCAGGCTGCACGCCACGAACAGGACGGGCGGCGGACACCAGGAGAACGCGGAAAGCACCACGACCGAACACCGCCCGGACCGCGACGCCCGGACTCCGTAA